A single Agromyces sp. CF514 DNA region contains:
- a CDS encoding sugar ABC transporter substrate-binding protein, whose translation MRHAPKSRITASLAVSAVAAIALAGCSGAPGGAGADGDVTLTYAIWDQNQQPAMEQIADAFTEEHPNVDVEIQLTPYKEYFTKLQTAVSGGAAADVFWMNGPNFQLYAGNGVLAPLDEDGIDPADYPEGLIDLYTYDGDLYGAPKDFDTVALWYNTDLFDAAGVEYPTADWTWDDLKAAAAKLSDPATGVYGITASQYGQENYYNSIAQAGGEVISADGTTTGYDSPEALAGIELWTDLIADGSSPNAQQMTDTNPEDFFLSGKSAMFQNGSWAAIAYADNPDIADSVNVAPLPAGAEGNQSVIHGVANVANAKSAHVDLAKEFAEFASSKQAADIQADSGTVIPAFNGTQQAWVDALPQFDLQVYIDALETAVPYPVSKNTSAWTSIESEVLSQVWAGNLSPKDGLAQLAEQMQAALDAESE comes from the coding sequence ATGCGTCACGCCCCGAAGTCCCGCATCACCGCGTCGCTCGCCGTCTCGGCCGTCGCGGCCATCGCCCTCGCCGGATGCTCCGGCGCGCCGGGTGGAGCCGGCGCCGACGGCGACGTCACGCTCACCTATGCGATCTGGGACCAGAACCAGCAGCCCGCGATGGAGCAGATCGCCGACGCCTTCACCGAGGAGCACCCGAACGTCGACGTCGAGATCCAGCTCACGCCGTACAAGGAGTACTTCACGAAGCTGCAGACCGCCGTCTCGGGCGGCGCTGCGGCCGACGTGTTCTGGATGAACGGGCCGAACTTCCAGCTCTACGCAGGCAACGGCGTGCTCGCGCCGCTCGATGAGGACGGCATCGACCCCGCCGACTACCCCGAGGGCCTCATCGACCTCTACACCTACGACGGCGACCTCTACGGGGCCCCGAAGGACTTCGACACCGTCGCCCTCTGGTACAACACGGACCTCTTCGACGCCGCGGGCGTCGAGTACCCGACCGCCGACTGGACCTGGGACGACCTGAAGGCCGCGGCCGCGAAGCTCTCCGACCCGGCGACGGGCGTCTACGGCATCACCGCGAGCCAGTACGGCCAGGAGAACTACTACAACTCGATCGCGCAGGCCGGCGGCGAGGTCATCTCGGCCGACGGCACGACCACGGGCTACGACAGCCCCGAGGCGCTCGCCGGCATCGAGCTCTGGACCGACCTCATCGCCGACGGCTCGTCGCCGAACGCGCAGCAGATGACCGACACCAACCCCGAGGACTTCTTCCTCTCGGGCAAGTCGGCCATGTTCCAGAACGGCTCGTGGGCCGCGATCGCCTACGCCGACAACCCCGACATCGCCGATTCGGTGAACGTCGCGCCGCTCCCCGCGGGTGCCGAGGGCAACCAGAGCGTGATCCACGGCGTCGCGAACGTCGCGAACGCGAAGAGCGCCCACGTCGACCTCGCCAAGGAGTTCGCCGAGTTCGCCAGCTCGAAGCAGGCCGCCGACATCCAGGCCGACTCCGGCACCGTGATCCCGGCGTTCAACGGCACCCAGCAGGCCTGGGTCGACGCGCTGCCGCAGTTCGACCTGCAGGTCTACATCGACGCGCTCGAGACGGCCGTGCCGTACCCCGTCTCGAAGAACACCTCGGCGTGGACCTCGATCGAGAGCGAAGTGCTCTCGCAGGTCTGGGCCGGCAACCTCTCGCCGAAGGACGGCCTCGCACAGCTCGCCGAGCAGATGCAGGCCGCGCTGGACGCCGAGTCGGAGTGA
- a CDS encoding carbohydrate ABC transporter permease: MTDLIAQRTAAPISELDRGRPDVAPGEPGRAGRGRRRGPAQSAWWALLFIGPTALGLLVFYIWPTIRTLILSFTKSGPFGGSEFVGFENYVRLLQDPELLGALRNTAVYTIIALVGIPIAVAIAALLNTAGLRGRSVYRTLYFIPVVTMPAAIALVWRMIYNGDYGVFNEMLGLVGIDGRSWLTDPSTALVAIAVVGIWAGLGTNIVIFLAGLQGIPDTIMEAADLDGAGPVRKFFSITIPMLSPSIFFVSVISVIGALQVFDLVYMMLGRNNPAMPNTRTIVYLFYEAGFLDNERGYAAAIAFLLLLIILVLTVVQFRLQKKWVHYE, from the coding sequence ATGACCGACCTGATCGCGCAGCGCACGGCGGCGCCGATCTCCGAGCTCGACCGGGGGCGGCCCGACGTCGCCCCCGGCGAGCCCGGCCGGGCGGGTCGCGGCCGACGTCGCGGCCCCGCCCAATCCGCCTGGTGGGCGCTGCTGTTCATCGGACCGACGGCCCTCGGACTGCTCGTCTTCTACATCTGGCCGACGATCCGCACGCTGATCCTCTCGTTCACGAAGTCGGGCCCGTTCGGCGGCTCCGAGTTCGTCGGGTTCGAGAACTACGTGCGTCTCCTGCAGGACCCCGAGCTGCTCGGCGCCCTGCGCAACACGGCGGTGTACACGATCATCGCGCTCGTCGGCATCCCGATCGCCGTCGCCATCGCCGCGCTCCTCAACACCGCCGGCCTCCGCGGACGCAGCGTCTACCGCACGCTCTACTTCATCCCCGTCGTCACCATGCCGGCGGCCATCGCGCTCGTCTGGCGCATGATCTACAACGGCGACTACGGCGTCTTCAACGAGATGCTCGGGCTCGTCGGCATCGACGGCAGGTCGTGGCTCACCGACCCGAGCACGGCGCTCGTCGCGATCGCGGTCGTCGGCATCTGGGCCGGCCTCGGCACGAACATCGTGATCTTCCTCGCGGGCCTGCAGGGCATCCCCGACACGATCATGGAGGCCGCCGACCTCGACGGCGCCGGCCCCGTGCGCAAGTTCTTCTCGATCACCATCCCGATGCTCAGCCCGTCGATCTTCTTCGTGAGCGTCATCAGCGTGATCGGCGCGCTGCAGGTGTTCGACCTCGTCTACATGATGCTGGGCCGCAACAACCCGGCCATGCCGAACACCCGCACGATCGTCTACCTGTTCTACGAGGCGGGCTTCCTCGACAACGAGCGCGGGTACGCGGCGGCGATCGCGTTCCTGCTGCTGCTGATCATCCTCGTGCTCACGGTCGTGCAGTTCCGTCTCC